The proteins below are encoded in one region of Shewanella putrefaciens:
- the nrfE gene encoding heme lyase NrfEFG subunit NrfE, whose protein sequence is MINMIPEIGHILLIMSTVFALLSATSHLIGSYQHNFYLIAFGNRLFYALFITLFAALCSLIFSFISDDFSVAYVANHSNSQLALGYKIAAVWGSHEGSMLFWVFAIALWGAVINWRQTSHSAKLDMENLQADKAYFGRVLAILALVILGFNLFLLFTSNPFVRLLPNIPVEGRDLNPILQDIGLILHPPMLFLGYVGLTVCFAAALASLLSGKLPVRHLDYLRPWVLLTWIFLTGGNAFGSWWAYNELGWGGWWFWDPVENASFIPWLVATALVHSLVLTRKTQGFTLTTLFLCLLAFSLSLLGSFLVRSGIVQSVHAFAADPTRGMSILSLLVIFVGAALLIFALKANLLRREIDFGLFSKETLLLLGIVILVVAAFSVLLGTFYPLIYELLNLGTLSVGAPYFNAIFVPLTFLVVLLMGIAPLIEWQNTSKAQAIPILLLGVGVLAIAFWVSLQAASGSSLFLLLGTAAALWLIVCLLLTLLVSLGVGKRANQAATLSLTHTTKPQANAPVKPRISKQRFIGMMLAHLGVAITIIGASAVSNFEEEALLRMGPGQGKPLAGYILVYESTENVETNSFTAIQANISIRDGANDEVILGYVRPQRQTFKSNAMEMSHAGIDHGFWRDIYVSMGVQLSDSEYLIRISYKPLATWIWLGALLMMLGGAIAAWPIRQARRVEQSELLSMPSSSSRETVTQ, encoded by the coding sequence ATGATAAATATGATTCCAGAAATCGGGCACATATTGCTGATCATGAGTACTGTGTTTGCATTATTGTCGGCAACAAGTCATTTAATCGGTAGCTACCAGCATAACTTTTACTTAATCGCCTTTGGCAATAGATTATTTTACGCACTATTTATTACCTTATTTGCCGCACTGTGTAGCTTAATATTTAGCTTTATTAGCGATGATTTTTCAGTCGCCTATGTTGCCAACCATTCTAATAGTCAACTCGCTCTGGGCTATAAAATTGCGGCCGTGTGGGGCAGCCATGAGGGCTCAATGTTGTTTTGGGTATTTGCCATTGCGCTGTGGGGCGCAGTGATCAATTGGCGCCAAACAAGCCATAGCGCCAAACTCGATATGGAAAACTTACAAGCAGATAAGGCTTACTTTGGTCGGGTACTCGCTATTTTGGCCTTAGTGATCCTAGGTTTTAATTTGTTTTTACTCTTTACTTCCAATCCCTTTGTCCGCTTGTTACCTAACATTCCAGTCGAAGGGCGCGACCTAAACCCCATATTGCAGGACATAGGCTTAATACTGCATCCACCTATGTTGTTTTTAGGTTATGTCGGGCTAACGGTTTGCTTTGCCGCAGCGCTGGCATCACTACTCAGTGGCAAGTTACCCGTTCGCCACCTCGATTACCTTCGCCCTTGGGTACTCCTGACGTGGATTTTCCTCACGGGTGGCAATGCCTTTGGTTCTTGGTGGGCCTATAACGAACTGGGCTGGGGCGGTTGGTGGTTTTGGGACCCCGTTGAAAACGCCTCTTTTATTCCTTGGTTGGTTGCAACAGCGCTGGTGCATTCCTTAGTACTCACCCGAAAGACCCAGGGGTTTACCCTTACCACACTGTTTTTATGTTTATTGGCATTCTCCCTCAGTTTGTTAGGCAGCTTTTTAGTGCGTTCAGGCATAGTGCAATCGGTGCATGCCTTTGCCGCAGATCCGACGCGCGGTATGTCCATCCTCAGTTTGCTGGTGATTTTTGTCGGCGCAGCATTATTAATTTTTGCGCTCAAGGCCAATTTATTACGGCGTGAAATCGACTTTGGTCTGTTCAGTAAAGAAACGCTATTACTGCTCGGGATAGTGATTTTAGTGGTTGCCGCCTTTTCGGTGTTGCTTGGCACTTTTTATCCACTGATTTATGAACTACTCAACCTAGGTACACTTTCGGTCGGGGCGCCCTACTTTAACGCCATATTTGTGCCACTGACCTTTTTAGTTGTGCTGCTAATGGGGATTGCTCCCCTCATTGAATGGCAAAATACCTCTAAGGCTCAAGCTATTCCTATATTGCTGCTCGGCGTTGGCGTATTGGCTATCGCCTTTTGGGTAAGTCTACAGGCGGCATCTGGTAGCAGTTTATTCTTACTGCTGGGTACGGCGGCAGCCCTATGGCTTATCGTATGTCTATTACTGACGCTGTTGGTGAGCCTTGGCGTTGGCAAACGCGCAAACCAAGCGGCAACCCTATCACTAACGCACACAACCAAACCACAAGCCAACGCGCCCGTTAAACCCCGCATTTCAAAACAACGCTTTATCGGCATGATGCTCGCGCACCTCGGGGTTGCCATCACGATTATCGGTGCCTCGGCGGTATCCAATTTTGAAGAAGAAGCGCTGCTTAGAATGGGCCCAGGCCAAGGTAAGCCGTTAGCGGGTTATATCTTAGTGTATGAAAGCACTGAGAATGTCGAAACCAACAGCTTTACGGCAATCCAAGCCAATATCAGTATCCGCGATGGCGCGAATGATGAAGTGATCCTCGGTTACGTTAGGCCGCAACGCCAAACCTTTAAAAGCAACGCAATGGAAATGTCCCACGCGGGGATCGACCACGGTTTTTGGCGGGATATTTATGTCTCAATGGGCGTGCAATTAAGCGACAGCGAATACCTGATCCGCATTAGTTATAAACCACTGGCCACTTGGATTTGGCTCGGTGCGCTCTTGATGATGCTCGGCGGTGCCATTGCCGCTTGGCCCATAAGGCAAGCTCGCCGCGTAGAACAATCAGAATTGCTTAGTATGCCAAGCTCATCATCAAGGGAGACGGTAACCCAATGA
- a CDS encoding cytochrome c-type biogenesis protein, giving the protein MNPLFRSPYLCLLFWLLSLALCFGGATFFASAQEDAQQEHSYQRQAIEISKELRCPMATNQTLFESQAPIAHELKGQIFSLLQQGYKRDEVLDFMVQRYGEKIRYQPEFKPSTLALWLGPLLLLVAGLGLGLTLIKRKSSSPDKATRSV; this is encoded by the coding sequence ATGAATCCACTCTTTCGCTCACCCTATTTGTGTTTATTGTTTTGGTTGTTGTCGCTTGCACTCTGCTTTGGAGGCGCAACATTTTTTGCGAGCGCTCAGGAAGATGCCCAGCAGGAACATTCCTACCAAAGGCAAGCGATTGAAATCAGCAAAGAACTGCGCTGCCCAATGGCAACCAACCAGACCTTATTTGAGTCGCAGGCGCCTATCGCCCATGAGCTTAAAGGACAAATTTTTTCGCTACTACAACAAGGCTATAAGCGTGATGAAGTGCTCGATTTTATGGTGCAGCGCTACGGCGAGAAAATCCGTTACCAGCCAGAGTTTAAGCCCTCAACACTGGCGCTTTGGCTAGGCCCGCTGCTGTTATTAGTCGCGGGTTTAGGCCTAGGTCTCACCTTGATAAAACGCAAGTCTTCGTCTCCCGACAAAGCGACTCGCTCAGTTTGA
- a CDS encoding AI-2E family transporter has product MAPIFSNAAVGRTLLVLLLCAGVFFFIDFLVPALAALIVCFSSWPLYQKLLAKCGGRTALAASIAMVCIVFGLVTPLVFVFSYALQEIRTWVEWLVHANQHGAAVPIWIKDFPGIGEWLTLKWQQFIGEPHELGKIVSAISGQNLSGISRWVLQLGWNTLGLLLTLLFMLITLFFLYKDGEQIARQLDIVGERVLPIRWHSFSRVVPATVSSTVIGMTLIAIGEGIVLGTAYWIAGVPSAVAFGVLTAFMALIPGGAPTMFTLISLYLVGTGDLTAGVGLFLWGSIELFIVDKTLRPNLVGGPIKLPFLPTFFGLIGGVKTMGFVGLFVGPVLMALLVAIWREWLREEPETIPAQGAIASQSDDVSQ; this is encoded by the coding sequence ATGGCACCTATTTTCAGTAATGCCGCGGTTGGCCGTACCCTATTAGTTCTGTTGTTGTGTGCTGGTGTATTCTTTTTTATCGACTTTTTAGTCCCCGCCTTAGCCGCTTTGATTGTGTGTTTTTCGAGTTGGCCGCTCTATCAAAAACTGCTGGCCAAATGCGGCGGTCGCACGGCATTGGCGGCGAGTATTGCCATGGTGTGCATTGTATTTGGCTTGGTCACTCCGTTAGTATTTGTATTTTCCTATGCTTTACAAGAGATTAGAACTTGGGTCGAATGGTTAGTTCATGCTAACCAACATGGCGCAGCCGTGCCTATATGGATCAAAGATTTTCCTGGGATAGGGGAATGGTTAACGCTCAAGTGGCAACAGTTTATCGGTGAGCCCCATGAGCTGGGTAAAATTGTCAGTGCCATCAGTGGTCAGAATCTGAGTGGCATTTCCCGTTGGGTGTTGCAATTGGGCTGGAATACCTTGGGATTATTATTGACCTTACTCTTTATGCTGATCACTTTGTTTTTCTTGTATAAAGACGGCGAACAAATCGCAAGGCAGTTGGATATTGTCGGCGAGCGAGTGCTACCAATACGCTGGCACAGTTTTTCCCGCGTGGTGCCCGCCACGGTGAGCTCAACTGTAATCGGTATGACACTCATCGCCATAGGTGAGGGCATTGTACTTGGCACGGCCTATTGGATTGCAGGCGTTCCTTCCGCCGTGGCCTTTGGGGTATTAACGGCATTTATGGCGTTGATCCCCGGCGGTGCGCCCACTATGTTTACGCTGATCTCCCTCTACTTAGTGGGGACGGGCGATCTTACTGCGGGTGTCGGGCTATTTCTGTGGGGAAGTATAGAGCTCTTTATCGTCGATAAAACCCTGAGGCCTAATCTTGTCGGTGGGCCGATAAAGTTGCCTTTTTTACCGACTTTTTTCGGTCTGATCGGCGGCGTAAAAACCATGGGTTTTGTCGGTTTGTTTGTTGGTCCAGTATTGATGGCCCTGCTGGTGGCCATTTGGCGAGAGTGGTTAAGGGAAGAGCCCGAAACGATACCCGCTCAAGGGGCTATTGCGTCTCAGTCTGATGATGTCAGCCAATAG
- the uvrD gene encoding DNA helicase II, translating to MDVSSLLDGLNDKQREAVAAPQSSMLVLAGAGSGKTRVLTHRIAWLMQVEQQSPYSILAVTFTNKAAAEMRERVEKVAGTNMGRMWIGTFHGLAHRLLRTHFQDAGLPQSFQILDSDDQVRLIKRILKSLNLDEKQYPPRQAQGYINGKKDQGLRPKHIDAGGFPIEQNLLKIYQVYQESCDRAGLVDFAEILLRAHELWLNKPHLLAHYQDRFKHILVDEFQDTNAIQYAWIRVLAGQTANVMIVGDDDQSIYGWRGAQVENLHRFLRDFPTATTIRLEQNYRSKGNILKASNALIANNPERLGKELWTDEADGEPISLYCAFNEMDEARFIVGRINDWYEKGGNLSDCAILYRSNAQSRVLEEALLHKGLAYRIYGGLRFFERQEIKDAMGYMRLISNKNDDAAFERVVNTPPRGIGDRTLDILRTTARQQELTLWQACLRLLDEKVLAGRAASAVRGFMDLIVTLQDDTRDMALYRMADTVIQASGLKAMYETEKGEKAHARIENLEELVTAARTFEMPEELEDMGELNAFLSHAALEAGEGQADAFTDAVQLMTLHSAKGLEFTMVFMAGVEEGIFPSKMALEEGDRLDEERRLCYVGMTRAMEKLYITYAESRRIYGREDYARPSRFIKEIPPQYVDEIRLKAQVSTPMANNRFSTQKSAAANDTGFNVGQRVNHPKFGEGKVTNFEGSGAQARVQVNFNDFGSKWLVVAYARLEAR from the coding sequence ATGGACGTATCTTCTTTACTTGACGGCCTAAATGATAAACAGCGTGAGGCTGTCGCGGCACCGCAATCTAGCATGCTAGTGCTTGCGGGCGCGGGCAGTGGTAAAACGCGGGTGTTAACCCACCGCATTGCGTGGTTAATGCAGGTTGAACAGCAGAGTCCGTACTCGATTCTTGCGGTGACTTTTACCAATAAAGCCGCGGCCGAGATGCGTGAGCGGGTCGAGAAGGTCGCGGGCACCAATATGGGGCGGATGTGGATTGGTACCTTCCACGGGTTAGCGCACCGTTTGCTGCGCACTCACTTCCAAGATGCGGGATTACCGCAAAGCTTTCAAATCCTCGACTCTGACGATCAAGTGCGTTTGATTAAGCGCATCCTTAAAAGCCTCAATTTAGATGAAAAACAATATCCACCTCGCCAAGCGCAGGGCTATATCAATGGTAAAAAAGACCAAGGATTAAGGCCAAAGCATATCGATGCGGGTGGCTTTCCGATTGAGCAAAATCTGTTAAAAATCTATCAGGTTTACCAAGAGTCCTGCGATCGCGCAGGCTTAGTCGACTTTGCCGAAATCCTGCTACGTGCTCACGAGTTATGGCTCAATAAGCCGCATTTGCTCGCCCACTATCAAGACAGATTCAAGCATATTTTGGTGGATGAGTTCCAAGATACCAACGCCATTCAATATGCGTGGATTAGAGTGCTTGCCGGGCAAACCGCCAATGTGATGATAGTGGGGGATGATGACCAATCCATTTACGGTTGGCGCGGCGCACAGGTTGAAAACTTGCATCGCTTCCTGCGGGATTTCCCGACGGCGACCACGATTCGCCTCGAGCAAAACTATCGCTCCAAGGGCAACATTTTGAAGGCGTCTAACGCCCTTATCGCCAATAACCCCGAACGTTTGGGTAAAGAATTATGGACCGACGAAGCCGATGGTGAGCCGATTTCCCTCTACTGTGCCTTTAACGAAATGGACGAGGCGCGTTTTATTGTCGGCCGTATCAATGACTGGTACGAAAAAGGCGGCAATTTAAGCGACTGCGCGATTTTATATCGCTCAAACGCCCAGTCACGGGTACTCGAAGAGGCCCTATTACACAAAGGTTTAGCCTATCGGATTTACGGTGGTTTGCGCTTTTTCGAACGCCAAGAGATTAAAGATGCGATGGGCTATATGCGCCTCATCAGCAACAAAAATGACGATGCCGCCTTCGAGCGGGTGGTCAACACGCCGCCCCGCGGCATTGGCGATCGCACCTTAGATATTTTACGCACTACCGCCCGCCAGCAGGAACTCACCCTATGGCAGGCGTGTTTGCGCCTGCTGGATGAAAAAGTGCTCGCAGGTCGCGCCGCCTCAGCGGTACGGGGCTTTATGGATCTGATTGTCACCCTGCAGGACGACACTCGCGATATGGCGCTGTATCGCATGGCCGACACTGTGATCCAAGCCTCTGGCCTTAAAGCCATGTACGAGACGGAAAAGGGCGAAAAGGCCCACGCCCGTATCGAAAACTTAGAGGAACTCGTCACCGCCGCGCGCACCTTCGAAATGCCAGAAGAACTTGAGGATATGGGCGAGCTTAACGCCTTTTTATCCCACGCGGCCTTAGAGGCGGGCGAAGGTCAGGCCGATGCCTTTACCGATGCGGTGCAACTGATGACACTGCACTCGGCCAAGGGGCTGGAGTTCACTATGGTGTTTATGGCGGGTGTCGAGGAGGGGATTTTCCCGAGTAAAATGGCGCTCGAAGAGGGCGACAGACTCGATGAGGAGCGCCGCCTCTGTTACGTGGGCATGACCCGCGCGATGGAAAAACTCTATATCACCTATGCCGAATCCCGCCGTATCTATGGCCGTGAAGATTACGCCCGTCCATCACGCTTTATTAAGGAAATTCCGCCGCAATATGTGGATGAAATTCGCTTGAAGGCGCAGGTGTCGACGCCGATGGCGAATAATCGTTTTAGTACCCAAAAATCGGCCGCGGCCAATGATACGGGTTTTAATGTCGGCCAAAGAGTCAATCATCCTAAGTTTGGCGAAGGCAAGGTCACCAACTTTGAAGGCAGTGGCGCGCAGGCCAGGGTGCAGGTTAATTTTAACGATTTTGGCAGCAAGTGGCTGGTGGTTGCCTATGCTCGCCTAGAGGCGCGTTAA
- a CDS encoding NAD(P)H-dependent flavin oxidoreductase produces the protein MPCQLTRLFGIELPIIQAPMAGVQGSALAIAVSEAGGLGSLPCAMLSLEALEAELTEIRSKTTKPFNVNFFCHSEPEPQLAKQAAWLEQLAPYFDEFNLDINTQPLGAQRRPYSEAQAEVLAKFKPEVVSFHFGLPSEALLLEIKSWGSKVISTATTIEEALWLEARGADAIIAQGLEAGGHRGHFLSGDLTEQSGTFSLLPQIIAAVDIPVIAAGGIVDAKTVRAAMAMGASAVQVGTAYLLCPECTTSDIHRGALQSEAAQHTALTNLFSGRPARGIVNRFMAELGPINDVVPDFPLASSAVAGLRTAAEDQGFGDFSPLWCGQNATGCQAIPAAELTRQLALGVMGSSPNIRG, from the coding sequence ATGCCATGCCAGTTAACCCGATTATTTGGGATTGAATTACCTATTATTCAAGCGCCTATGGCGGGTGTTCAGGGCAGTGCGCTTGCTATCGCCGTCTCTGAGGCGGGGGGGCTTGGCTCGTTACCCTGTGCCATGTTGTCCCTTGAGGCGCTCGAGGCCGAGCTGACAGAAATCCGCTCAAAGACCACTAAACCTTTCAATGTGAACTTTTTTTGCCACAGTGAACCCGAGCCACAACTCGCGAAACAAGCGGCTTGGCTCGAGCAGCTTGCACCCTATTTCGATGAATTTAATCTTGATATTAATACTCAACCTCTTGGGGCACAGCGTAGGCCCTATAGCGAGGCGCAGGCTGAAGTCCTCGCTAAATTTAAACCTGAGGTAGTGAGTTTTCATTTTGGTTTACCTAGCGAAGCGCTGCTACTTGAAATCAAATCATGGGGGTCAAAGGTGATATCGACTGCGACCACCATCGAGGAGGCGCTTTGGTTAGAGGCCCGTGGTGCCGATGCCATCATCGCCCAGGGTTTAGAGGCGGGTGGCCATAGGGGGCATTTCTTATCTGGGGATTTAACCGAACAGTCTGGGACCTTTAGCCTACTGCCGCAAATTATTGCGGCGGTAGATATTCCAGTAATTGCCGCAGGCGGGATAGTGGATGCGAAAACCGTGCGCGCCGCCATGGCAATGGGCGCATCTGCAGTGCAGGTGGGTACGGCTTATTTACTCTGTCCTGAATGCACTACCAGTGATATTCACCGCGGCGCACTGCAAAGTGAGGCGGCGCAACATACGGCGCTGACGAACTTATTTTCCGGCCGCCCCGCCCGGGGTATTGTGAATCGTTTTATGGCCGAACTTGGGCCTATCAATGATGTAGTGCCGGATTTCCCCCTCGCCTCAAGTGCCGTCGCTGGGCTGAGAACCGCCGCAGAAGATCAAGGTTTCGGCGATTTTAGCCCTCTCTGGTGCGGCCAAAATGCCACTGGCTGCCAGGCGATTCCCGCCGCTGAACTAACAAGGCAGTTGGCTTTAGGTGTGATGGGAAGTAGTCCAAATATACGCGGATAA
- a CDS encoding helix-hairpin-helix domain-containing protein, whose product MNPAKVVRAEVKQLTDLPNIGKACAADLRLLGIETPQQLVGRDPYEMYRTLNALTGVKHDPCMLDVFISITRFMAGDDPLPWWFYTDERKQAFEIK is encoded by the coding sequence ATGAATCCAGCGAAAGTCGTGCGTGCCGAGGTTAAGCAATTGACTGATTTACCCAATATTGGCAAAGCCTGTGCGGCGGATTTGCGGTTACTCGGCATAGAAACCCCGCAGCAACTCGTGGGGAGAGATCCCTACGAAATGTACCGCACACTCAACGCATTAACCGGGGTAAAACATGACCCTTGTATGCTCGATGTGTTTATTTCAATCACCCGCTTTATGGCGGGTGATGATCCTCTGCCTTGGTGGTTTTATACGGATGAACGCAAACAAGCATTTGAAATAAAATGA
- a CDS encoding TlpA family protein disulfide reductase, whose product MKSYTAKLTLLCTSLLLSCVVQAHSLQNKLYDTGEAIPKPRVMTGFIEMQHARGIPEVPFIDEAGQAQSLKQHQGKLTLVNLWATWCVPCLREIPELQKLKQQFADKNIAIVPISIDEEITEVRPFLNQHGFNQYSTWLDPNKNIEQIIPANVVPATYVFDAKGNLVGFVRGYLDWTDKEVAPYLEKLIAKYAQ is encoded by the coding sequence ATGAAATCTTACACAGCCAAGCTCACGCTCCTTTGTACTTCACTACTGCTAAGCTGCGTCGTACAGGCCCATTCACTGCAAAACAAACTCTATGACACAGGTGAAGCGATTCCTAAACCGAGAGTCATGACGGGTTTTATTGAGATGCAGCATGCCCGCGGGATACCCGAGGTGCCCTTTATCGATGAAGCAGGCCAAGCACAAAGCCTCAAGCAGCATCAAGGTAAGCTCACGCTAGTGAATCTCTGGGCAACCTGGTGTGTTCCCTGTTTAAGGGAAATCCCCGAGCTTCAAAAACTCAAACAGCAATTTGCCGATAAAAACATCGCCATAGTGCCGATTTCAATTGATGAAGAAATAACAGAAGTGCGCCCGTTTCTTAATCAGCATGGCTTTAACCAGTACAGCACCTGGCTCGATCCTAACAAAAACATTGAGCAGATCATCCCTGCCAACGTGGTTCCTGCAACTTATGTGTTTGATGCAAAAGGCAACCTTGTCGGCTTTGTTCGTGGCTATTTAGATTGGACAGATAAAGAGGTCGCCCCTTATTTGGAAAAGCTTATCGCCAAATACGCTCAATAA
- a CDS encoding nucleoside triphosphate pyrophosphohydrolase family protein, with the protein MKLTSLTQPIYDHLYRDISEFRSTFDLAVNHASSLDDKADTLHTSLIIEELTELAEADSRIEQADAIVDSVYVLMGRLVHLGAEQMSDRLEISYLIDLLLCVAKNREIDFIACWDEVHSSNMSKVCRNEQELAETIAFYAEQGVEIVGSQQGDFIIAKCAKDVEMAGKIVRQGKVLKSVYYRPADLTKLVKA; encoded by the coding sequence ATGAAACTCACCAGTTTAACGCAACCTATTTATGACCACTTGTACCGTGATATCAGTGAGTTTCGCAGTACCTTCGACCTCGCCGTCAACCATGCCAGCTCATTGGATGATAAGGCCGACACCTTACATACTTCGTTGATTATTGAAGAGTTAACTGAACTTGCCGAAGCCGATAGCCGTATCGAACAGGCCGATGCCATTGTGGATTCTGTTTACGTGTTGATGGGTCGTTTAGTGCATTTAGGCGCTGAGCAAATGAGTGACAGACTGGAAATCAGCTACCTTATCGATCTGCTGCTGTGTGTTGCCAAAAACCGTGAAATTGACTTTATCGCCTGCTGGGATGAAGTCCATTCGAGCAATATGAGCAAGGTCTGCCGTAACGAGCAAGAACTGGCCGAGACTATCGCCTTTTATGCCGAGCAAGGCGTTGAAATTGTCGGTAGTCAGCAAGGTGATTTCATCATCGCCAAATGCGCTAAAGACGTAGAAATGGCAGGTAAAATCGTACGCCAAGGCAAGGTATTAAAGTCGGTGTATTACCGCCCAGCGGATTTAACTAAACTAGTGAAAGCCTAA
- the torT gene encoding TMAO reductase system periplasmic protein TorT, protein MPHSSMLNPLFIQHDASMRLNAFATSMLRMTLLIALTNAVFPALATWYPADIISDGQKSTYTPLTQASKAWRICALLPHGKDQYWWGVAFGLSQEARRQGVTLGIYDAGGYDKIEQQKQQLRDCYALKAQAYIIAANTADGLVTDIEQLIAAGIPVIDLVNGIATDKLTSRSLVSFEDMSTAATDYIAAQQLTSIDKGSPKLKVAWFPGPKDASWVIAAEQGFRQAAAKHEFEIIEGGYGATELFIQADLVRKTLTKQSIDYVVANAVAATFAVRLLDRQSEQAGRVIAFYSNAQTIELVQKKQLLATVSDFPVLQARIAIDLAVRALEGAPYPRRVSPMIKVISQDNVNQIDLEQILAPENQWMIHQDLPTLSETR, encoded by the coding sequence ATGCCGCATTCATCTATGCTTAATCCATTATTCATTCAACATGATGCCTCTATGCGCTTAAATGCTTTCGCAACTTCTATGCTTAGAATGACCTTACTCATAGCCCTCACGAATGCAGTTTTCCCAGCATTGGCGACTTGGTATCCTGCGGATATCATTTCCGATGGACAAAAAAGCACATATACCCCCCTCACTCAAGCGAGTAAAGCCTGGCGGATCTGCGCCTTACTTCCCCATGGTAAAGACCAATATTGGTGGGGCGTAGCCTTTGGACTATCCCAGGAAGCTCGGCGCCAAGGCGTGACCCTAGGTATTTATGATGCCGGCGGATATGACAAAATTGAGCAGCAAAAACAGCAGCTCCGTGATTGCTATGCGCTCAAAGCCCAAGCCTATATTATTGCCGCCAATACGGCTGACGGACTCGTGACGGATATTGAACAACTCATCGCGGCGGGCATTCCTGTTATCGATTTAGTGAATGGTATTGCGACCGACAAACTCACGAGTCGCTCCTTAGTCAGCTTTGAAGATATGTCCACCGCGGCGACAGATTACATTGCCGCGCAGCAACTAACGTCTATAGACAAAGGCTCACCTAAGCTTAAGGTGGCTTGGTTTCCGGGCCCTAAAGATGCCTCTTGGGTAATAGCCGCGGAACAGGGATTTAGGCAAGCAGCGGCCAAGCATGAATTCGAGATTATAGAAGGGGGCTACGGGGCGACAGAGTTATTCATTCAAGCCGATTTAGTACGAAAAACACTGACAAAACAAAGCATAGATTATGTGGTAGCCAATGCGGTGGCGGCTACGTTTGCGGTGCGACTTTTAGATAGACAAAGTGAGCAAGCGGGTAGGGTCATTGCCTTTTATTCTAATGCACAAACCATAGAATTAGTGCAGAAAAAGCAACTACTTGCGACTGTCAGCGACTTCCCCGTACTGCAAGCAAGAATTGCCATCGACCTCGCGGTGCGCGCACTCGAAGGTGCGCCTTATCCCCGCAGGGTGAGCCCAATGATCAAGGTCATATCCCAAGACAATGTCAACCAGATTGATTTAGAGCAAATATTAGCCCCAGAAAACCAATGGATGATCCATCAAGATCTCCCAACCTTGAGCGAAACTCGTTAA
- the ubiA gene encoding 4-hydroxybenzoate octaprenyltransferase produces the protein MNLKQKWDVYSRLTRLDRPIGTLLLLWPCLMALMLAAGGMPDLKVLIIFVVGVVIMRACGCIINDYADRDLDSHVERTKSRPLASGEISTKEALLLFVVLGLAAFGLVLLLNGLVVKLSVVGIILTIIYPFTKRVTNMPQMFLGIVWSWSIPMAYAAQTGEVPIEAWWLFAANWCWTVAYDTMYAMVDRDDDLKVGIKSTAILFGKYDRQIIGLFQLAALVCFIAAGWSADRGLLYGLGLLTFVGFSTYQQMLIFGRERAPCFKAFLNNNWAGLALFVGLGADYLI, from the coding sequence ATGAATTTAAAGCAGAAGTGGGACGTATATTCCCGCCTGACTCGACTCGACCGCCCCATAGGTACGCTGTTATTACTGTGGCCATGTCTGATGGCCTTGATGCTAGCCGCCGGGGGGATGCCCGATCTTAAGGTCTTGATTATCTTTGTGGTTGGCGTAGTGATCATGCGCGCCTGCGGCTGCATCATTAACGACTATGCCGACCGCGACCTCGACTCCCATGTTGAGCGTACCAAGTCCCGTCCCCTCGCCAGCGGTGAAATCAGCACTAAAGAAGCGCTATTACTGTTTGTAGTCTTAGGTCTAGCCGCCTTTGGATTAGTCTTATTACTCAATGGATTAGTGGTTAAATTATCCGTTGTTGGCATTATTCTCACCATTATCTACCCCTTTACTAAGCGCGTGACTAACATGCCGCAAATGTTTTTGGGCATAGTGTGGAGTTGGTCTATCCCTATGGCCTATGCGGCGCAAACGGGCGAAGTGCCCATCGAAGCCTGGTGGTTATTTGCCGCCAATTGGTGCTGGACCGTCGCCTACGATACCATGTACGCCATGGTCGATAGGGACGATGATCTTAAGGTCGGCATTAAATCGACCGCCATACTTTTTGGTAAATATGACCGCCAAATCATCGGGTTATTTCAACTTGCCGCGCTGGTTTGTTTTATCGCCGCGGGCTGGAGTGCCGACCGTGGTTTGCTCTATGGCCTAGGATTGCTCACCTTTGTAGGCTTTAGCACTTACCAGCAGATGCTGATTTTTGGCCGCGAAAGAGCACCTTGCTTTAAGGCCTTCCTTAACAATAACTGGGCCGGTCTGGCATTATTTGTTGGCTTGGGCGCCGACTATTTGATTTAA